From Vidua macroura isolate BioBank_ID:100142 chromosome 8, ASM2450914v1, whole genome shotgun sequence, one genomic window encodes:
- the ZDHHC16 gene encoding palmitoyltransferase ZDHHC16 isoform X3, whose translation MEAAGGGPRRGVAGMRSRQRMFAAVMRLLLKCLRLGRRRRFKLVRQVEQLWHYGHLCLRSLLYNSFTNGDVVLDSLFEPVYWLVDHVTRWFGVVFVALVIGLTSSIVAIVYICLLPLILQTYTPAWICWHLAYGHWNLIMIVFHYYMAITTSPGHPPQAKNDLTGVSICRKCIAPKPARTHHCSICNRCVLKMDHHCPWLNNCVGHYNHRYFFSFCLFMTMGCIYCSISGWEMFRDAYAAIERMKLLEKERLQVAANQTYYQTPPPTFSFRQRAFHKSVVYLWVLCSSVALALGALTLWHAALITRGETSIERHINRKERQRLQKKGKVSIAHGTGAGWGRARPDVPLPVLQVFRNPYSYGSWDNWKVFLGVDVPRHWLTRVLLPSPHLPHGTGLSWDLPPCVTEQRAPLLAI comes from the exons ATggaggcggcgggcggcgggcccAG GCGTGGTGTGGCAGGGATGAGGAGCCGGCAGCGGATGTTTGCCGCGGTGATGCGCCTGCTCCTCAAGTGCCTGCGGCTGGGGCGGCGGCGCCGGTTCAAGCTGGTGCGGCAGgtggagcagctgtggcactACGGGCACCTCTGCCTCCGCTCCCTGCTCTACAACTCCTTCACCAACGGCGACGTGGTGCTTGACTCTCTCTTCGAGCCGGTCTACTGGCTGGTGGACCATGTCACCCGATGGTTTGGTGTG GTGTTTGTGGCACTGGTGATTGGGCTCACGAGCTCTATCGTGGCCATCGTATACATCTGTCTGCTGCCCCTCATCCTGCAGACCTACACACCTGCCTGGATATGCTGGCACCTCGCCTATGGACACTGGAACCTCATCATGATTGTCTTCCATTACTACATGGCTATCACCACTTCACCTGGGCACCCACCACAG GCCAAGAATGACCTCACTGGTGTGTCCATCTGCAGGAAATGCATTGCCCCTAAGCCAGCTCGCACCCATCACTGCAGCATCTGCAACAG GTGTGTGCTGAAGATGGACCACCACTGCC CCTGGCTAAACAACTGTGTGGGACACTACAACCACCGCTacttcttctctttctgcttgTTCATGACCATGGGCTGCATTTACTGCAGCATCAGCGGCTGGGAGATGTTCCGAGATGCCTACGCAGCCATTGAG AGAATGAAACTGCTTGAGAAGGAGAGACTGCAGGTGGCTGCCAACCAG ACATACTACCAGACCCCACCACCCACCTTCTCCTTCCGCCAGAGAGCTTTCCACAAGAGCGTGGTCTACCTCTGGGTCCTGTGCAG CTCGGTTGCACTGGCCCTGGGTGCCCTCACGCTGTGGCACGCCGCCCTCATCACTCGTGGGGAAACGAGCATCGAACGGCACATCAACAGAAAGGAGAGGCAAAGACTGCAGAAGAAAGGCAAGGTGAGCATAGCCCACGGCACaggggctggctggggcagagccagaCCTGATGTGcctctccctgtcctgcaggTCTTCAGGAACCCCTACAGTTACGGCAGCTGGGATAACTGGAAGGTGTTCCTGGGTGTGGATGTGCCAAG GCACTGGCTCACCCGTGtcctgctgccctctcctcACCTGCCCCACGGGACAGGCCTGAGCTGGGACCTGCCTCCCTGTGTGACGGAGCAACGCGCGCCACTCCTGGCAATCTGA
- the ZDHHC16 gene encoding palmitoyltransferase ZDHHC16 isoform X1: MLLSSGRCLGTVGIALEQAGCLPVGSLPNSCHYCRRGVAGMRSRQRMFAAVMRLLLKCLRLGRRRRFKLVRQVEQLWHYGHLCLRSLLYNSFTNGDVVLDSLFEPVYWLVDHVTRWFGVVFVALVIGLTSSIVAIVYICLLPLILQTYTPAWICWHLAYGHWNLIMIVFHYYMAITTSPGHPPQAKNDLTGVSICRKCIAPKPARTHHCSICNRCVLKMDHHCPWLNNCVGHYNHRYFFSFCLFMTMGCIYCSISGWEMFRDAYAAIERMKLLEKERLQVAANQTYYQTPPPTFSFRQRAFHKSVVYLWVLCSSVALALGALTLWHAALITRGETSIERHINRKERQRLQKKGKVSIAHGTGAGWGRARPDVPLPVLQVFRNPYSYGSWDNWKVFLGVDVPRHWLTRVLLPSPHLPHGTGLSWDLPPCVTEQRAPLLAI; this comes from the exons ATGCTTCTATCTTCAGGCAGgtgcctggggacagtgggTATTGCTCTGGAGCAGGCTGGCTGCCTCCCTGTGGGTTCCCTGCCCAACAGCTGCCACTACTGTAG GCGTGGTGTGGCAGGGATGAGGAGCCGGCAGCGGATGTTTGCCGCGGTGATGCGCCTGCTCCTCAAGTGCCTGCGGCTGGGGCGGCGGCGCCGGTTCAAGCTGGTGCGGCAGgtggagcagctgtggcactACGGGCACCTCTGCCTCCGCTCCCTGCTCTACAACTCCTTCACCAACGGCGACGTGGTGCTTGACTCTCTCTTCGAGCCGGTCTACTGGCTGGTGGACCATGTCACCCGATGGTTTGGTGTG GTGTTTGTGGCACTGGTGATTGGGCTCACGAGCTCTATCGTGGCCATCGTATACATCTGTCTGCTGCCCCTCATCCTGCAGACCTACACACCTGCCTGGATATGCTGGCACCTCGCCTATGGACACTGGAACCTCATCATGATTGTCTTCCATTACTACATGGCTATCACCACTTCACCTGGGCACCCACCACAG GCCAAGAATGACCTCACTGGTGTGTCCATCTGCAGGAAATGCATTGCCCCTAAGCCAGCTCGCACCCATCACTGCAGCATCTGCAACAG GTGTGTGCTGAAGATGGACCACCACTGCC CCTGGCTAAACAACTGTGTGGGACACTACAACCACCGCTacttcttctctttctgcttgTTCATGACCATGGGCTGCATTTACTGCAGCATCAGCGGCTGGGAGATGTTCCGAGATGCCTACGCAGCCATTGAG AGAATGAAACTGCTTGAGAAGGAGAGACTGCAGGTGGCTGCCAACCAG ACATACTACCAGACCCCACCACCCACCTTCTCCTTCCGCCAGAGAGCTTTCCACAAGAGCGTGGTCTACCTCTGGGTCCTGTGCAG CTCGGTTGCACTGGCCCTGGGTGCCCTCACGCTGTGGCACGCCGCCCTCATCACTCGTGGGGAAACGAGCATCGAACGGCACATCAACAGAAAGGAGAGGCAAAGACTGCAGAAGAAAGGCAAGGTGAGCATAGCCCACGGCACaggggctggctggggcagagccagaCCTGATGTGcctctccctgtcctgcaggTCTTCAGGAACCCCTACAGTTACGGCAGCTGGGATAACTGGAAGGTGTTCCTGGGTGTGGATGTGCCAAG GCACTGGCTCACCCGTGtcctgctgccctctcctcACCTGCCCCACGGGACAGGCCTGAGCTGGGACCTGCCTCCCTGTGTGACGGAGCAACGCGCGCCACTCCTGGCAATCTGA
- the ZDHHC16 gene encoding palmitoyltransferase ZDHHC16 isoform X6: protein MLLSSGRCLGTVGIALEQAGCLPVGSLPNSCHYCRRGVAGMRSRQRMFAAVMRLLLKCLRLGRRRRFKLVRQVEQLWHYGHLCLRSLLYNSFTNGDVVLDSLFEPVYWLVDHVTRWFGVTYTPAWICWHLAYGHWNLIMIVFHYYMAITTSPGHPPQAKNDLTGVSICRKCIAPKPARTHHCSICNRCVLKMDHHCPWLNNCVGHYNHRYFFSFCLFMTMGCIYCSISGWEMFRDAYAAIERMKLLEKERLQVAANQTYYQTPPPTFSFRQRAFHKSVVYLWVLCSSVALALGALTLWHAALITRGETSIERHINRKERQRLQKKGKVFRNPYSYGSWDNWKVFLGVDVPRHWLTRVLLPSPHLPHGTGLSWDLPPCVTEQRAPLLAI from the exons ATGCTTCTATCTTCAGGCAGgtgcctggggacagtgggTATTGCTCTGGAGCAGGCTGGCTGCCTCCCTGTGGGTTCCCTGCCCAACAGCTGCCACTACTGTAG GCGTGGTGTGGCAGGGATGAGGAGCCGGCAGCGGATGTTTGCCGCGGTGATGCGCCTGCTCCTCAAGTGCCTGCGGCTGGGGCGGCGGCGCCGGTTCAAGCTGGTGCGGCAGgtggagcagctgtggcactACGGGCACCTCTGCCTCCGCTCCCTGCTCTACAACTCCTTCACCAACGGCGACGTGGTGCTTGACTCTCTCTTCGAGCCGGTCTACTGGCTGGTGGACCATGTCACCCGATGGTTTGGTGTG ACCTACACACCTGCCTGGATATGCTGGCACCTCGCCTATGGACACTGGAACCTCATCATGATTGTCTTCCATTACTACATGGCTATCACCACTTCACCTGGGCACCCACCACAG GCCAAGAATGACCTCACTGGTGTGTCCATCTGCAGGAAATGCATTGCCCCTAAGCCAGCTCGCACCCATCACTGCAGCATCTGCAACAG GTGTGTGCTGAAGATGGACCACCACTGCC CCTGGCTAAACAACTGTGTGGGACACTACAACCACCGCTacttcttctctttctgcttgTTCATGACCATGGGCTGCATTTACTGCAGCATCAGCGGCTGGGAGATGTTCCGAGATGCCTACGCAGCCATTGAG AGAATGAAACTGCTTGAGAAGGAGAGACTGCAGGTGGCTGCCAACCAG ACATACTACCAGACCCCACCACCCACCTTCTCCTTCCGCCAGAGAGCTTTCCACAAGAGCGTGGTCTACCTCTGGGTCCTGTGCAG CTCGGTTGCACTGGCCCTGGGTGCCCTCACGCTGTGGCACGCCGCCCTCATCACTCGTGGGGAAACGAGCATCGAACGGCACATCAACAGAAAGGAGAGGCAAAGACTGCAGAAGAAAGGCAAG gTCTTCAGGAACCCCTACAGTTACGGCAGCTGGGATAACTGGAAGGTGTTCCTGGGTGTGGATGTGCCAAG GCACTGGCTCACCCGTGtcctgctgccctctcctcACCTGCCCCACGGGACAGGCCTGAGCTGGGACCTGCCTCCCTGTGTGACGGAGCAACGCGCGCCACTCCTGGCAATCTGA
- the ZDHHC16 gene encoding palmitoyltransferase ZDHHC16 isoform X2 — translation MLLSSGRCLGTVGIALEQAGCLPVGSLPNSCHYCRRGVAGMRSRQRMFAAVMRLLLKCLRLGRRRRFKLVRQVEQLWHYGHLCLRSLLYNSFTNGDVVLDSLFEPVYWLVDHVTRWFGVVFVALVIGLTSSIVAIVYICLLPLILQTYTPAWICWHLAYGHWNLIMIVFHYYMAITTSPGHPPQAKNDLTGVSICRKCIAPKPARTHHCSICNRCVLKMDHHCPWLNNCVGHYNHRYFFSFCLFMTMGCIYCSISGWEMFRDAYAAIERMKLLEKERLQVAANQTYYQTPPPTFSFRQRAFHKSVVYLWVLCSSVALALGALTLWHAALITRGETSIERHINRKERQRLQKKGKVFRNPYSYGSWDNWKVFLGVDVPRHWLTRVLLPSPHLPHGTGLSWDLPPCVTEQRAPLLAI, via the exons ATGCTTCTATCTTCAGGCAGgtgcctggggacagtgggTATTGCTCTGGAGCAGGCTGGCTGCCTCCCTGTGGGTTCCCTGCCCAACAGCTGCCACTACTGTAG GCGTGGTGTGGCAGGGATGAGGAGCCGGCAGCGGATGTTTGCCGCGGTGATGCGCCTGCTCCTCAAGTGCCTGCGGCTGGGGCGGCGGCGCCGGTTCAAGCTGGTGCGGCAGgtggagcagctgtggcactACGGGCACCTCTGCCTCCGCTCCCTGCTCTACAACTCCTTCACCAACGGCGACGTGGTGCTTGACTCTCTCTTCGAGCCGGTCTACTGGCTGGTGGACCATGTCACCCGATGGTTTGGTGTG GTGTTTGTGGCACTGGTGATTGGGCTCACGAGCTCTATCGTGGCCATCGTATACATCTGTCTGCTGCCCCTCATCCTGCAGACCTACACACCTGCCTGGATATGCTGGCACCTCGCCTATGGACACTGGAACCTCATCATGATTGTCTTCCATTACTACATGGCTATCACCACTTCACCTGGGCACCCACCACAG GCCAAGAATGACCTCACTGGTGTGTCCATCTGCAGGAAATGCATTGCCCCTAAGCCAGCTCGCACCCATCACTGCAGCATCTGCAACAG GTGTGTGCTGAAGATGGACCACCACTGCC CCTGGCTAAACAACTGTGTGGGACACTACAACCACCGCTacttcttctctttctgcttgTTCATGACCATGGGCTGCATTTACTGCAGCATCAGCGGCTGGGAGATGTTCCGAGATGCCTACGCAGCCATTGAG AGAATGAAACTGCTTGAGAAGGAGAGACTGCAGGTGGCTGCCAACCAG ACATACTACCAGACCCCACCACCCACCTTCTCCTTCCGCCAGAGAGCTTTCCACAAGAGCGTGGTCTACCTCTGGGTCCTGTGCAG CTCGGTTGCACTGGCCCTGGGTGCCCTCACGCTGTGGCACGCCGCCCTCATCACTCGTGGGGAAACGAGCATCGAACGGCACATCAACAGAAAGGAGAGGCAAAGACTGCAGAAGAAAGGCAAG gTCTTCAGGAACCCCTACAGTTACGGCAGCTGGGATAACTGGAAGGTGTTCCTGGGTGTGGATGTGCCAAG GCACTGGCTCACCCGTGtcctgctgccctctcctcACCTGCCCCACGGGACAGGCCTGAGCTGGGACCTGCCTCCCTGTGTGACGGAGCAACGCGCGCCACTCCTGGCAATCTGA
- the ZDHHC16 gene encoding palmitoyltransferase ZDHHC16 isoform X4: MLLSSGRCLGTVGIALEQAGCLPVGSLPNSCHYCRRGVAGMRSRQRMFAAVMRLLLKCLRLGRRRRFKLVRQVEQLWHYGHLCLRSLLYNSFTNGDVVLDSLFEPVYWLVDHVTRWFGVVFVALVIGLTSSIVAIVYICLLPLILQTYTPAWICWHLAYGHWNLIMIVFHYYMAITTSPGHPPQAKNDLTGVSICRKCIAPKPARTHHCSICNRCVLKMDHHCPWLNNCVGHYNHRYFFSFCLFMTMGCIYCSISGWEMFRDAYAAIETYYQTPPPTFSFRQRAFHKSVVYLWVLCSSVALALGALTLWHAALITRGETSIERHINRKERQRLQKKGKVFRNPYSYGSWDNWKVFLGVDVPRHWLTRVLLPSPHLPHGTGLSWDLPPCVTEQRAPLLAI, translated from the exons ATGCTTCTATCTTCAGGCAGgtgcctggggacagtgggTATTGCTCTGGAGCAGGCTGGCTGCCTCCCTGTGGGTTCCCTGCCCAACAGCTGCCACTACTGTAG GCGTGGTGTGGCAGGGATGAGGAGCCGGCAGCGGATGTTTGCCGCGGTGATGCGCCTGCTCCTCAAGTGCCTGCGGCTGGGGCGGCGGCGCCGGTTCAAGCTGGTGCGGCAGgtggagcagctgtggcactACGGGCACCTCTGCCTCCGCTCCCTGCTCTACAACTCCTTCACCAACGGCGACGTGGTGCTTGACTCTCTCTTCGAGCCGGTCTACTGGCTGGTGGACCATGTCACCCGATGGTTTGGTGTG GTGTTTGTGGCACTGGTGATTGGGCTCACGAGCTCTATCGTGGCCATCGTATACATCTGTCTGCTGCCCCTCATCCTGCAGACCTACACACCTGCCTGGATATGCTGGCACCTCGCCTATGGACACTGGAACCTCATCATGATTGTCTTCCATTACTACATGGCTATCACCACTTCACCTGGGCACCCACCACAG GCCAAGAATGACCTCACTGGTGTGTCCATCTGCAGGAAATGCATTGCCCCTAAGCCAGCTCGCACCCATCACTGCAGCATCTGCAACAG GTGTGTGCTGAAGATGGACCACCACTGCC CCTGGCTAAACAACTGTGTGGGACACTACAACCACCGCTacttcttctctttctgcttgTTCATGACCATGGGCTGCATTTACTGCAGCATCAGCGGCTGGGAGATGTTCCGAGATGCCTACGCAGCCATTGAG ACATACTACCAGACCCCACCACCCACCTTCTCCTTCCGCCAGAGAGCTTTCCACAAGAGCGTGGTCTACCTCTGGGTCCTGTGCAG CTCGGTTGCACTGGCCCTGGGTGCCCTCACGCTGTGGCACGCCGCCCTCATCACTCGTGGGGAAACGAGCATCGAACGGCACATCAACAGAAAGGAGAGGCAAAGACTGCAGAAGAAAGGCAAG gTCTTCAGGAACCCCTACAGTTACGGCAGCTGGGATAACTGGAAGGTGTTCCTGGGTGTGGATGTGCCAAG GCACTGGCTCACCCGTGtcctgctgccctctcctcACCTGCCCCACGGGACAGGCCTGAGCTGGGACCTGCCTCCCTGTGTGACGGAGCAACGCGCGCCACTCCTGGCAATCTGA
- the ZDHHC16 gene encoding palmitoyltransferase ZDHHC16 isoform X5, translating to MRSRQRMFAAVMRLLLKCLRLGRRRRFKLVRQVEQLWHYGHLCLRSLLYNSFTNGDVVLDSLFEPVYWLVDHVTRWFGVVFVALVIGLTSSIVAIVYICLLPLILQTYTPAWICWHLAYGHWNLIMIVFHYYMAITTSPGHPPQAKNDLTGVSICRKCIAPKPARTHHCSICNRCVLKMDHHCPWLNNCVGHYNHRYFFSFCLFMTMGCIYCSISGWEMFRDAYAAIERMKLLEKERLQVAANQTYYQTPPPTFSFRQRAFHKSVVYLWVLCSSVALALGALTLWHAALITRGETSIERHINRKERQRLQKKGKVSIAHGTGAGWGRARPDVPLPVLQVFRNPYSYGSWDNWKVFLGVDVPRHWLTRVLLPSPHLPHGTGLSWDLPPCVTEQRAPLLAI from the exons ATGAGGAGCCGGCAGCGGATGTTTGCCGCGGTGATGCGCCTGCTCCTCAAGTGCCTGCGGCTGGGGCGGCGGCGCCGGTTCAAGCTGGTGCGGCAGgtggagcagctgtggcactACGGGCACCTCTGCCTCCGCTCCCTGCTCTACAACTCCTTCACCAACGGCGACGTGGTGCTTGACTCTCTCTTCGAGCCGGTCTACTGGCTGGTGGACCATGTCACCCGATGGTTTGGTGTG GTGTTTGTGGCACTGGTGATTGGGCTCACGAGCTCTATCGTGGCCATCGTATACATCTGTCTGCTGCCCCTCATCCTGCAGACCTACACACCTGCCTGGATATGCTGGCACCTCGCCTATGGACACTGGAACCTCATCATGATTGTCTTCCATTACTACATGGCTATCACCACTTCACCTGGGCACCCACCACAG GCCAAGAATGACCTCACTGGTGTGTCCATCTGCAGGAAATGCATTGCCCCTAAGCCAGCTCGCACCCATCACTGCAGCATCTGCAACAG GTGTGTGCTGAAGATGGACCACCACTGCC CCTGGCTAAACAACTGTGTGGGACACTACAACCACCGCTacttcttctctttctgcttgTTCATGACCATGGGCTGCATTTACTGCAGCATCAGCGGCTGGGAGATGTTCCGAGATGCCTACGCAGCCATTGAG AGAATGAAACTGCTTGAGAAGGAGAGACTGCAGGTGGCTGCCAACCAG ACATACTACCAGACCCCACCACCCACCTTCTCCTTCCGCCAGAGAGCTTTCCACAAGAGCGTGGTCTACCTCTGGGTCCTGTGCAG CTCGGTTGCACTGGCCCTGGGTGCCCTCACGCTGTGGCACGCCGCCCTCATCACTCGTGGGGAAACGAGCATCGAACGGCACATCAACAGAAAGGAGAGGCAAAGACTGCAGAAGAAAGGCAAGGTGAGCATAGCCCACGGCACaggggctggctggggcagagccagaCCTGATGTGcctctccctgtcctgcaggTCTTCAGGAACCCCTACAGTTACGGCAGCTGGGATAACTGGAAGGTGTTCCTGGGTGTGGATGTGCCAAG GCACTGGCTCACCCGTGtcctgctgccctctcctcACCTGCCCCACGGGACAGGCCTGAGCTGGGACCTGCCTCCCTGTGTGACGGAGCAACGCGCGCCACTCCTGGCAATCTGA
- the MMS19 gene encoding MMS19 nucleotide excision repair protein homolog, which yields MAAAGAGAGAEAQALTASVRDFVSGQQDGRAAEVAAGVKDGRWTVLQLVEALGFCLENTDPRMRGRGIQLLSQVLLQCYSLLQEKEVLHLVLFYESRLQDNHLVIPSVLQGLRALSMCEVLPPGLAVSVLKAIFQEVHVQSLLQLDRHTVYSIITNFMSTREEELKGLGANFTFGFIQVMDGEKDPRNLLVAFQIVHDLIAKDYALGPFVEELFEVTSCYFPVDFTPPPNDPHGIQREDLILSLRAILASTTQFAEFLLPLLIEKLDSELQSAKLDSLQTLTACCAIYGQKELQEFLPSLWSSLRREVFQTASEKIETECLAALRALSACLSRSVLSSDSEDLLDSFLSSILQDCRHHLCEPDMKLVWPSAKLLQAAAGASLRTYHCITHSVLPLLLEQYTKHTQSSQRRTILEMLLGFLELQQKWGNVEEDESTLLSLQAPVCSVVFSALLDPSVQLQLVGIKALTVLGSLQGFLSSSNLELVVDHLIRLALHEEDSQSSEAAMKAAGSLAPTYPKVFSGHMVPRLEKELQSEWEESNHNHHSLQQRCLQALAAVSTHTSIVRETVPILLQHLQKVQKGTEARNTQDMISVCQNLHRVALQCQQDAEGCWYFHQTVVPCLLAMAVQAAMPESTHTLPGKALLEEEVLAAMIPVISAATTHLSSELAAQSVSHVVPLFLDGDVSFLPQNSFPCSFQPFRDGECLEAQRRLVALLMAFVCSLPRDVAIPQQEWLLRELLALSCSCNCPFTATTAAKCFAGLVNKHPAGQQLDEILQLAVNRMEPSLAEGPRRTQALTLLLWVTKALVLRYHPMSSCLTDKLLGLLDDTELGTATADGFSLLMAESPDVLHKGCHADVRIMFRQRFFTDNVPKLVRGFHGAGPDVKANYLKGLSHVLNHLPKPVLVTELPTLLSLLLEALSCSDRVVQLSTLNCLHPLLLEAPQIMSLHVDTLVTKFLNLTSSPTMAVRIAALRCAHALTSLPTTVLLPYKGRVIRALAKPLDDKKRLVRKEAVAARGEWFLLGSPGR from the exons ATggcggcggccggggccggggccggggcggagGCTCAGGCTCTCACCGCCTCCGTCCGGGACTTCGTGTCCGGGCAGCAGGACGGCCGTGCCGCGGAGGTGGCGGCAG GGGTGAAAGATGGAAGATGGACAGTGCTGCAGCTTGTGGAAGCCCTGGG GTTTTGCCTGGAGAACACAGATCCTCGGATGCGAGGGCGAGGCATCCAGCTGTTGTCACAAGTCCTGCTCCAGTGTtactccctgctccaggagaagGAAG TGCTGCATCTGGTCCTGTTCTATGAAAGCCGGTTGCAAGATAATCACCTGGTGATTCCCTCGGTGCTCCAGGGACTCCGGGCATTG agcaTGTGTGAGGTGCTGCCCCCAGGGCTAGCAGTGTCTGTGCTCAAAGCCATCTTCCAGGAGGTGCATGTGCAG TCCTTGCTACAGCTGGACCGCCACACAGTCTACAGCATCATCACCAACTTCATGAGCACCAGGGAGGAAG agctgaaaggCCTGGGTGCCAACTTCACCTTCGGCTTCATCCAAGTCATGGATGGGGAGAAGGATCCCCGCAATCTGCTTGTGGCCTTCCAGATTGTGCATGATCTCATTGCCAAGGACTATGCCCTGG GTCCCTTTGTGGAGGAGCTGTTTGAAGTTACCTCCTGCTACTTCCCTGTTGATTTTACTCCA CCCCCCAATGATCCTCATGGCATCCAGAGGGAAGACCTGATCCTGAGCCTCCGGGCCATACTGGCTTCCACAACCCAATTTGCTGAG ttccttctccctctgcttaTTGAGAAGTTGGACTCAGAACTGCAAAGTGCCAAGCTTGACTCGCTGCAGACTCTG ACTGCCTGCTGTGCCATCTATgggcagaaggagctgcaggaattccttcccagcctCTGGTCATCCCTGCGCAGAGAG GTGTTCCAGACAGCGAGCGAGAAGATTGAGACGGAATGCCTGGCTGCACTGCGTGCTCTCTCTGCCTGCCTCTCCCgctctgtgctcagctctgATTCTGAGGATCTGCTGGATTCCTTCCTCAGCAGCATCCTGCAAG ATTGCAGGCACCATCTGTGCGAGCCCGACATGAAGCTGGTGTGGCCCAGTGCCAAACTCTTGCAGGCAGCAGCGGGTGCCTCCCTCCGCACCTACCACTGCATCACCCACAGCgtcctgcccctgctgctggagcagtaCACCAAGCACACGCAG agcagccagaggaggACAATCCTGGAAATGCTGCTAGGCTTCCTGGAGTTGCAGCAGAAGTGGGGAAATGTGGAAGAAG ATGAGAGCACTCTGCTGTCGCTCCAAGCCCCGGTTTGCTCTGTGGTGTTCTCAGCGCTGCTGGATCccagtgtgcagctgcagctggttgGGATCAAAGCACTGACTGTCCTGGGCTCCCTGCAAG GCTTCCTGTCTTCCTCTAATCTGGAGCTGGTTGTGGATCACCTCATCCGTCTTGCTCTGCATGAGGAGGATtcccagagcag TGAAGCAGCGATGAAGGCAGCTGGGTCCCTGGCCCCCACCTACCCAAAGGTTTTCTCTGGACACATGGTACCCAGGCTTGAAAAGGAGCTGCAGTCAG AGTGGGAGGAGAGCAACCACAACCACCACTCCTTGCAGCAGCGCTGCCTGCAGGCCCTGGCAGCTGTGTCCACCCACACCAGCATCGTGAGGGAGACTGTCCCCATCCTGCTACAGCATCTCCAGAAGGTGCAGAAAG GGACTGAGGCCAGGAACACCCAAGACATGATCTCTGTGTGCCAGAACCTGCACCGCGtggccctgcagtgccagcaggatgCCGAGGGCTGCTGGTACTTCCACCAGACAGTGGTGCCATGCCTGCTGGCCATGGCTGTGCAGGCAGCCATGCCAG AGAGCACCCATACACTGCCAGGCAAGGCACTGCTGGAGGAAGAGGTGCTGGCTGCCATGATCCCAGTCATCAGTGCTGCCACCACTCACCTGAGCTCTGA GCTGGCTGCCCAGAGTGTGTCTCATGTGGTGCCCCTCTTTCTGGATGGAGACGTCTCCTTCCTACCCCAAAACagttttccctgctccttccagcctTTCCGG GATGGGGAGTGCTTGGAGGCACAGAGACGCCTGGTCGCCCTCCTCATGGCCTTCGTCTGCTCCTTGCCCCGCGAT GTGGCAATCCCTCAGCAGGAATGGCTGCTccgggagctgctggcattgAGCTGTTCCTGCAACTGTCCCTTCACGGCCACCACAGCTGCCAAGTGCTTTGCAGGGCTGGTGAACAAGCACCCAGCAG GGCAGCAGCTGGATGAAATCCTGCAGCTTGCAGTGAACAGGATGGAACCCAGCCTTGCGGAGGGGCCCCGCCGAACACAGGCACtcaccctgctgctctgg GTGACCAAAGCCCTGGTGCTGCGCTACCACCCCATGAGCTCTTGCCTGACAGACAAG CTGCTGGGCCTGCTGGATGACAcggagctgggcactgccacaGCTGATGGCTTCTCCTTGCTCATGGCCGAGTCCCCGGACGTGCTGCACAAGGGCTGCCATGCTGACGTGCGCATCATGTTCCGCCAGCGCTTCTTCACTGACAATGTCCCCAAGCTGGTGCGAGGCTTCCATGGGGCTGGCCCCG ATGTGAAGGCCAATTACCTGAAGGGCCTGTCCCATGTGCTCAACCACCTCCCCAAACCTGTGCTGGTGACAGAGCTGCCCACA cttctttccctcctgcttGAGGCCTTGTCCTGCTCGGATCGTGTAGTGCAGCTCTCCACACTGAACTGCCTCCACCCACTGCTGCTTGAAGCTCCCCAGATCATGAGCCTGCATGTCGACACACTGGTCACCAAGTTCCTCAACCTCACCTCCAGCCCCACCATG GCCGTCCGCATCGCTGCCCTGCGCTGTGCCCATGCCCTTACCAGTCTGCCCACAACAGTG CTGCTCCCATACAAGGGCCGAGTTATCCGGGCACTGGCCAAGCCTTTGGATGACAAAAAGAGGCTGGTGCGGAAGGAAGCAGTGGCAGCACGTGGGGAATG GTTCCTGCTCGGGAGCCCAGGCAGGTGA